A part of Paenibacillus donghaensis genomic DNA contains:
- a CDS encoding phage tail spike protein: MAKPPITIYDAQMRRVALLENAYNIEYSMPLNSLWTASFSLPGNDPKNAECREFYFVELYDGYERIELFRIVPNTTNRNQSGPIIKYECEHVLATLLNDVLFQSHTVGNLGVYTAQVLQYILSKQVVPRWELGTVGFGRQFEYNWENDTLLGALFSVPKPFDADYQWTWDTTSYPWTLNLVPPDEEVTAYIRYGVNMTEIEKVVDPTNLCTRLYGLGFGEGVNQLTFADINGGLPYIEDAAAQAQYGILSSIFVDRRFEHADTLLARCQTLYSELKVPRVSYSVGASEIHRLTGQQIYKFKTGARIRVRDDEMGEDFIARVVNKGKGDMIGSPGDAQLEIANRTEDIAGSIADLQNRQHINDSYAQGATNLDTRDFADNADPTHPAILKFYVPEETARINKVMLSFQAEAFRAYSKAIESAPAATSGSSSKNTSGPSSRETAGPSTRDTAGPSSRQTAGPSTRDTAGPSTRDTAGPSTRDTTADGGGVINTRTGAYKLAPGFAPDPSTYDGGHNHGVANGTQLLITGGGYVTYVSHPGHTHSPAMHDHLIDLPDHVHDMDHTHDMDHTHNMEHTHDMDHTHNMEHTHNMEHSHNMEHTHQIPAHTHGIEYGIYAGPTPTALTIEVDGNVVPFTGTSAEDIDIIPYLSKDDSGKVNRGMYHSIKITPNNLGRVVATVVSQLFVMSRGGGNY, encoded by the coding sequence ATGGCTAAACCACCAATCACAATATATGATGCTCAAATGCGGCGCGTAGCGCTGCTGGAGAATGCTTATAATATCGAATACAGCATGCCGCTCAATTCGCTGTGGACGGCATCCTTCAGCCTCCCGGGCAATGATCCAAAGAATGCCGAGTGTAGGGAGTTTTACTTTGTGGAGTTGTATGACGGGTATGAACGGATAGAACTATTCCGCATTGTACCTAACACCACGAACCGGAATCAGAGCGGCCCTATCATCAAATACGAATGCGAGCACGTACTTGCCACGCTGCTGAATGACGTTCTGTTTCAGTCGCATACGGTCGGCAATCTGGGAGTATACACCGCCCAGGTGCTGCAATATATCCTATCCAAACAGGTTGTTCCGCGCTGGGAGCTGGGAACGGTCGGCTTCGGGCGGCAGTTTGAATACAATTGGGAGAACGATACGCTACTGGGGGCGCTGTTCTCGGTGCCGAAGCCGTTCGACGCTGATTATCAATGGACCTGGGACACAACATCCTATCCGTGGACGCTGAACCTTGTGCCGCCAGATGAAGAGGTGACCGCCTACATCCGGTACGGTGTCAACATGACCGAGATCGAGAAGGTAGTAGACCCGACAAACCTCTGCACCCGGTTATATGGGCTCGGCTTCGGGGAAGGCGTCAACCAACTCACATTCGCGGACATCAACGGCGGACTTCCGTACATCGAGGATGCAGCAGCACAAGCTCAGTACGGTATCCTGTCATCCATCTTTGTTGACCGCCGCTTTGAGCATGCAGATACATTGCTGGCGCGTTGCCAGACACTATATAGCGAGCTAAAGGTGCCACGAGTCTCCTATAGCGTCGGAGCCTCTGAAATCCACCGTCTGACGGGCCAGCAGATATATAAGTTCAAGACGGGCGCTCGAATCCGTGTGAGAGACGACGAAATGGGTGAGGACTTTATCGCGCGGGTGGTCAACAAAGGCAAGGGCGATATGATAGGTTCGCCGGGAGACGCACAGCTGGAGATTGCCAACCGGACGGAGGACATCGCGGGTAGCATAGCCGATTTGCAGAACCGGCAGCATATCAATGATTCATACGCACAGGGGGCAACCAATCTGGATACTCGGGACTTCGCGGATAATGCTGACCCCACGCATCCGGCCATACTCAAATTCTATGTACCCGAGGAGACGGCTCGGATTAATAAGGTCATGCTATCGTTTCAGGCGGAGGCGTTCAGGGCTTATAGCAAGGCTATAGAGTCGGCGCCAGCAGCGACTTCAGGTTCCAGTTCAAAAAACACCAGCGGACCCAGCAGCAGGGAGACAGCAGGCCCGAGCACAAGGGATACAGCTGGCCCAAGTAGCAGGCAGACAGCGGGACCGAGTACGCGTGATACAGCAGGACCAAGTACGCGGGACACAGCGGGACCGAGTACGAGAGATACAACGGCAGATGGCGGGGGGGTAATCAACACAAGAACTGGTGCGTATAAACTGGCACCTGGTTTTGCACCAGACCCATCGACGTATGATGGTGGTCATAACCACGGGGTTGCAAACGGAACTCAGTTATTAATAACTGGAGGAGGATACGTAACCTATGTATCGCATCCAGGCCATACTCATTCCCCTGCTATGCATGATCATCTAATAGATTTACCAGACCACGTACACGATATGGATCATACTCATGATATGGACCATACCCACAATATGGAGCACACACACGACATGGACCATACCCACAATATGGAACACACGCACAATATGGAGCACAGCCACAACATGGAACACACACACCAAATCCCTGCTCATACGCATGGGATAGAGTATGGTATTTATGCGGGCCCTACGCCCACGGCTCTAACGATTGAAGTGGATGGGAATGTCGTCCCATTTACCGGAACAAGTGCTGAGGACATTGATATCATTCCATATTTGAGTAAGGATGATAGTGGCAAGGTAAATCGGGGAATGTATCACTCCATAAAAATAACGCCCAATAATCTCGGGCGTGTGGTTGCGACTGTAGTCAGCCAATTATTCGTGATGAGCCGTGGAGGCGGTAATTATTAA
- a CDS encoding phage distal tail protein, translating to MFNRGSFNRIAFNREFSLFVFGSAVLRGEGTLTAGSNIIATGSALLQGDGGLKATFVREIRFTAKMDGEGGLTATFVRERLQQAILHGIGTLKANGSRYHLDEIVFTGSFAPGDRIVIDSKNLTFTKNGANALHMMQGDFFDLNLGSNNIVYTDPATGRNVLVRITHRDKFI from the coding sequence ATGTTTAATCGAGGATCATTTAACCGGATAGCGTTCAACCGGGAGTTTTCACTGTTTGTCTTTGGTAGTGCCGTCCTGCGCGGGGAAGGCACTTTGACCGCAGGTTCCAACATCATAGCAACCGGATCAGCGCTGCTACAGGGCGATGGTGGACTGAAAGCAACATTTGTACGTGAGATCAGATTCACCGCCAAGATGGATGGTGAGGGCGGCTTAACGGCTACGTTTGTCCGTGAGCGTCTGCAGCAAGCCATCTTGCACGGCATCGGAACACTCAAGGCCAACGGTAGCCGGTACCATCTGGATGAGATAGTGTTCACCGGGTCCTTTGCTCCAGGAGACCGCATCGTGATCGACAGCAAGAATCTGACCTTTACCAAAAACGGAGCCAACGCGCTGCACATGATGCAGGGCGATTTTTTTGATCTGAATCTCGGCAGCAACAACATCGTCTACACAGATCCGGCTACTGGCCGCAACGTTTTGGTTCGAATTACGCACCGGGATAAATTTATATAG
- a CDS encoding holin: MDNQNLTDVLAFASVLAVFVLAGVQLVKSAVNVPKNILPLIGLVIGLLVGAAASPFTELGLVLRLWAGGLAGLSATGLFELAFNKRDGSTKE, encoded by the coding sequence ATGGATAATCAAAACTTAACGGATGTGTTGGCCTTCGCTTCGGTGCTGGCCGTTTTTGTGTTGGCAGGAGTGCAACTTGTTAAGAGCGCAGTTAATGTGCCTAAAAACATCCTGCCTCTTATCGGTCTGGTAATTGGCCTCTTAGTAGGCGCTGCGGCATCACCGTTTACGGAGCTGGGCCTGGTGCTGCGGCTATGGGCCGGGGGTCTGGCGGGGTTATCTGCGACCGGGCTGTTTGAATTGGCTTTTAATAAGCGGGACGGCAGCACCAAGGAATAA
- a CDS encoding peptidoglycan recognition protein family protein, translated as MIKDKYKIERRYIDKRQNVRPGTRLVSGTPGFLVAHDTGNPGATADNHFNYFQTLVNRSASAQTFVDDKKILEIIPTGTGSDLAEKAWHVLYNVTTDNKLYGDDANDIALGVELCYGGKIAFAEAYKRFVWYLAYCCDKWRLNPLTHIPSHKQLDPARKRDIDQALKTAGKTLKDLLYDVVAEIAEQPVVISPPTAVQLPANVAQALIDDYVSPAWFAARQAGDSVGTLHLHNLANNLRLAARIPLQPGSTAPFTQLHKSNVQELVFRWLSPGWMAAKVKGDKTAMAYYNNTANHLRRAAGMPTE; from the coding sequence ATGATCAAGGATAAGTATAAGATCGAGCGGCGTTATATCGACAAGCGCCAAAACGTTCGACCCGGCACCCGGTTAGTATCGGGGACTCCGGGCTTTTTAGTTGCCCACGATACCGGCAACCCTGGAGCAACAGCGGATAATCACTTCAATTATTTTCAGACTCTCGTTAACCGATCTGCCTCCGCGCAGACATTTGTTGATGACAAGAAGATTCTGGAGATCATCCCGACCGGAACCGGCAGCGACCTAGCCGAGAAAGCTTGGCATGTACTATACAACGTGACCACGGATAACAAGCTCTACGGCGACGATGCCAACGACATCGCGCTGGGTGTGGAGTTGTGTTATGGCGGCAAGATCGCTTTTGCCGAGGCATATAAGCGCTTTGTGTGGTATCTGGCCTATTGCTGCGACAAGTGGAGACTTAACCCGCTGACTCACATCCCGAGCCATAAACAGCTGGACCCGGCGCGAAAGCGGGATATTGATCAGGCGCTGAAGACTGCTGGCAAGACGCTGAAGGATCTGCTATATGATGTCGTGGCGGAGATTGCAGAGCAACCGGTAGTTATCTCGCCACCCACCGCCGTGCAACTGCCAGCCAATGTCGCACAGGCACTCATTGATGATTATGTATCTCCAGCATGGTTCGCAGCCCGGCAGGCTGGTGACTCGGTAGGCACGCTGCATCTGCACAACCTTGCAAATAACCTGCGGCTGGCTGCCCGGATACCGTTGCAGCCGGGATCAACAGCGCCGTTCACGCAGCTGCATAAGAGTAACGTCCAGGAGCTTGTGTTCCGGTGGCTCTCTCCGGGCTGGATGGCCGCCAAGGTTAAGGGCGACAAGACGGCTATGGCTTATTACAATAACACGGCAAATCACCTGCGGCGAGCTGCGGGCATGCCGACTGAATAG
- a CDS encoding hemolysin XhlA family protein has product MATEDKLVEIQIQLARIEKTLEAVPALTTAIETTRDLAREAMQSTKSAHHRLDRIEDGQRWLWRTIGGAIITVIVGAIVVAIRLGGK; this is encoded by the coding sequence GTGGCAACAGAGGATAAATTGGTTGAAATACAGATACAACTGGCGCGTATCGAAAAGACGCTCGAAGCTGTGCCTGCTTTGACGACTGCGATTGAAACAACTCGGGATTTGGCCCGAGAGGCTATGCAGTCCACTAAATCAGCGCACCACCGGCTGGATCGGATTGAGGACGGGCAACGTTGGCTTTGGCGCACAATCGGGGGAGCTATCATTACCGTTATAGTGGGTGCCATTGTAGTGGCTATTAGATTAGGAGGTAAGTAA
- a CDS encoding phage tail fiber protein — translation MNVSDYLAKVYLNLAFRNTPFTPPAALFVALYTSNPTKVDTGLEVSGGAYVRRAVTFAAPAAVSGIQTIKNTAEIAYPLATANWGQITHIGIRDAATGGNLLYFGELTDSRSILTGDIFKFVVGELQLTQR, via the coding sequence TTGAATGTATCCGATTATTTAGCAAAGGTATACCTTAACTTGGCTTTTCGCAATACTCCGTTTACACCGCCCGCGGCACTTTTTGTCGCTCTCTACACCAGTAACCCCACAAAGGTAGACACGGGGCTGGAAGTGTCGGGTGGCGCTTATGTTCGGCGGGCAGTCACGTTTGCGGCTCCTGCGGCAGTAAGCGGTATTCAGACTATTAAAAACACGGCAGAGATTGCATACCCACTGGCTACAGCAAACTGGGGCCAGATCACTCACATTGGCATAAGGGATGCAGCCACAGGGGGGAATCTCCTTTACTTTGGGGAATTAACAGATTCTCGGTCAATCCTGACGGGTGATATTTTTAAATTTGTGGTCGGTGAACTCCAGCTGACACAAAGATAA
- a CDS encoding phage tail domain-containing protein, giving the protein MTSSISLGGIRDVDLGFRVLEESKEPLLPGTRDIGVTIPGKHGQYDFGADLTERVFSFSCAFVADGTNYDTPSAAGLQQRVRSLARHLTDSYGRPRTVQLVRYYEPDKFYLVRYAGSASLERLIYNSIGMFELELVAFDPFAYSVKEHITEQVITVSPTTLLIQSAGNIRSEAVIILTNTGPNTLSNFRISNEYKLE; this is encoded by the coding sequence ATGACAAGCAGTATTTCGCTCGGAGGCATCCGGGATGTTGATTTAGGCTTTCGGGTGTTGGAAGAGAGTAAAGAACCATTACTCCCCGGCACCCGTGATATCGGCGTTACAATACCCGGCAAGCACGGGCAATACGATTTTGGCGCGGACCTAACGGAACGCGTCTTTTCTTTTTCTTGTGCCTTTGTTGCGGACGGTACAAATTATGATACTCCTAGCGCAGCAGGCTTACAGCAGCGGGTGCGCTCTCTGGCCAGACACCTAACGGACTCTTACGGCAGGCCCCGAACAGTACAGTTAGTTCGCTATTACGAGCCGGATAAATTCTACCTGGTTAGATATGCGGGATCTGCTTCGCTGGAACGGTTGATCTATAACAGCATTGGTATGTTTGAACTGGAGCTGGTGGCTTTTGACCCGTTCGCTTATTCGGTGAAGGAACATATCACGGAGCAAGTCATTACTGTTTCACCGACAACGTTGTTAATTCAATCAGCAGGGAATATTCGTTCAGAGGCCGTGATCATACTGACAAACACGGGCCCAAACACATTGTCGAATTTCAGGATTTCGAACGAGTACAAACTCGAATAG
- a CDS encoding phage tail tape measure protein: MSLLGNLVINILGNNTGLDDAMKQAQKSVDKFGKGMADVGKSMTALVTVPLVAVGAASLKVASDFESAFAGVRKTVDATEAEFSELRQGIRDMAKDMPQSASEIARVGEAAGQLGIKTSAILGFTKTMVDLGIATNMSSDEAASALARLANITQMPQDQFDRLGSSIVALGNNFATTESEITDMALRLAGAGSQVGMSEADILGLAAALSSVGIEAEMGGSAISRVMVRMQVAATSMDKMDALTQATGMSLRELQLLADNNSKDFKALADALGLTQTQMGNIVDGGVDLQNFGKIAGMTSEQFGKAFKDDAVGALGAFINGLGGAESAGTSAINMLEEMGISEIRLRDSLLRAGNASELFAGAVDLSNQAWEENSALTKEAEERYKTFESQMQILKNKLADIAITLGDVLMPIVLQAVDSIEPFIDKITELAEKFSTLSPASQQMIVTVAAIAAAVGPLLVILGQVVSSISGLIPLFSALTGPVGLIIVGVAALVAGLVYLYKTSDTVRDTMNSAWESIKSVALSAWGAISAFVMGQIDKIKKFWDTNGTQILQAVTNAFNGIKKVIEFIMPAIKFIIDMAWTAIKNVISGALDMIMGLIKIFTGLFTGDWSKMWEGIKQLLGGAIDFVMGLMTLNFLGGLKTLFTNLLKSGVSIMKNMGTGIVNAFKSLQGSATSLISKMVSGVVNFFKNMFTEGIGIFTRLRTLGASIWQSLSQSVVTVAKGIWTGVKNNFQSMLTSIKNIFSTIQGVIEGIWGKVMAFFKGIDLKKIGKNIMEGLVNGIGSMASAAVEKAKDVAESIGNTIKNFFGIHSPSRLTTGYGENIGQGLVVGINNSKSKAKAAIEQLTGEAGAAAEKSAGKAAEKTRKATEKVQKAAASAAEKAQREAASAAKKAATAANKAFNDALGTAQYKYKMGAVDEVGYIASLEKVKQAYARTGEQVQKINLAIKKANDQVAKDAAAAAKKQFEDSKTFIEARKQANEISQQQELGAWEKLQTKYKVGTTERIAIDKQVNKIRAELAKEAAAQAKALYDEQVKSIETLSTAAVNALKARYTAEEKIATDALQKRIDQHKVASEAIIAGYDAEYQAMVKTLDAQTQAQLLGLQGQIDSIEGLTKAEDIAAEEAAYQKKLADKQKELTDADTAEAREKIQAELDDMLAERQRKYLLEQRQTQIDTLKTEMNNIKSQSEQKAEVLRLDYENKKSIEEKSAQATADSLTTQMESTKTHYASLNTEEALQAEARRLMLDGNNKELIDLLAEYNPKWQDAGQSFGESLLSGLNSTKNSIKSAVDDILSMVGKTAKAATTTPNMSNEIAYLNSLLASGTAAQKKWAEAQAKSYGLNIVNGVIQGMKSGTSAITNAAAATAQAATNGIKDTLKIKSPSRVMIALGEFIGKGLALGMERQMSAVEGAAQDMADAAAIDLSSPSLSAIDSRIQPLENDSRTSTGSAAGLLGDGELVLHNNIYLDGKQIETNVSRRQMSSVTRAARGLGLT, translated from the coding sequence ATGAGTTTACTCGGTAACCTTGTCATAAACATCTTGGGCAATAATACTGGCCTTGATGACGCCATGAAGCAGGCGCAGAAGTCAGTCGATAAATTCGGAAAAGGCATGGCTGATGTAGGTAAGTCAATGACCGCGCTGGTTACAGTCCCCCTCGTTGCGGTTGGTGCGGCATCGCTCAAAGTCGCCTCTGATTTTGAATCTGCTTTTGCTGGTGTACGAAAAACAGTGGACGCCACAGAAGCCGAATTCTCCGAGTTAAGGCAAGGCATTCGTGATATGGCTAAAGATATGCCTCAATCAGCATCGGAGATTGCAAGAGTAGGGGAAGCGGCTGGTCAGTTGGGCATCAAGACTAGCGCGATCCTCGGCTTTACAAAAACTATGGTCGATTTAGGCATAGCAACAAATATGAGTAGCGACGAAGCAGCGAGTGCTCTAGCGCGGCTGGCAAATATCACTCAAATGCCGCAAGACCAGTTTGATAGGCTTGGATCATCCATTGTCGCTCTCGGTAACAATTTCGCCACGACTGAATCTGAGATTACGGACATGGCGCTGAGACTTGCCGGGGCTGGCTCACAGGTGGGGATGTCTGAGGCAGATATCTTAGGCTTGGCCGCGGCGCTTTCTTCCGTTGGCATCGAGGCGGAAATGGGTGGGTCAGCAATATCGCGCGTTATGGTTCGCATGCAGGTTGCAGCCACAAGCATGGATAAGATGGACGCTCTGACCCAAGCGACAGGGATGTCTTTAAGGGAGCTGCAACTGCTTGCAGATAACAACAGCAAGGATTTTAAGGCACTAGCTGATGCGTTAGGGCTGACACAAACTCAAATGGGAAACATCGTAGATGGCGGTGTGGATCTTCAGAACTTTGGAAAGATCGCAGGAATGACTTCAGAGCAGTTCGGAAAAGCATTCAAGGATGATGCTGTGGGAGCGCTCGGCGCTTTCATTAATGGTTTGGGTGGAGCTGAGAGCGCTGGAACATCAGCGATTAATATGCTCGAGGAAATGGGCATTTCGGAAATCCGTTTGAGAGACAGTTTGCTGCGGGCTGGTAATGCGAGTGAGTTATTTGCTGGAGCGGTAGACTTATCAAATCAGGCATGGGAAGAAAATTCTGCTCTTACAAAAGAAGCAGAAGAACGATACAAGACGTTCGAAAGCCAAATGCAGATACTCAAAAACAAACTGGCGGATATCGCAATCACTCTGGGCGACGTGCTCATGCCTATTGTGCTCCAAGCCGTAGATTCGATAGAGCCTTTTATCGACAAGATAACAGAACTGGCAGAGAAGTTTTCGACGCTTAGTCCTGCATCACAGCAGATGATTGTGACTGTAGCGGCTATTGCGGCAGCGGTTGGGCCTTTGCTTGTGATATTAGGTCAAGTTGTCAGCTCTATATCTGGACTCATCCCCTTGTTTTCAGCCCTCACAGGCCCAGTCGGACTGATTATAGTAGGGGTAGCCGCATTGGTGGCGGGGCTGGTCTATCTTTACAAAACCAGCGACACCGTGCGGGACACGATGAACAGCGCTTGGGAGTCTATTAAGTCCGTAGCGCTCTCGGCGTGGGGGGCAATCTCGGCATTTGTTATGGGCCAGATCGATAAGATCAAAAAGTTTTGGGATACCAACGGAACCCAGATCCTGCAGGCCGTAACTAACGCTTTTAACGGCATCAAGAAAGTGATTGAATTCATCATGCCTGCCATCAAGTTCATCATCGACATGGCTTGGACGGCCATCAAAAATGTGATAAGTGGCGCTTTGGATATGATCATGGGTCTAATCAAGATATTTACCGGCCTGTTCACGGGCGACTGGTCCAAAATGTGGGAAGGCATTAAGCAACTACTTGGCGGGGCTATTGATTTTGTGATGGGCCTCATGACCTTGAACTTCTTGGGTGGCCTGAAGACACTCTTTACTAACCTTCTGAAATCTGGAGTGTCCATTATGAAAAACATGGGCACTGGAATCGTCAATGCATTCAAAAGTCTGCAAGGTTCTGCAACCTCTCTGATATCCAAGATGGTCAGTGGCGTGGTTAATTTCTTCAAAAACATGTTCACCGAGGGGATCGGGATATTCACGCGACTCCGTACTCTCGGGGCTTCGATTTGGCAGTCTCTTTCTCAGTCGGTTGTAACAGTTGCTAAGGGAATTTGGACGGGAGTAAAGAATAACTTCCAAAGCATGCTCACTAGCATAAAAAACATTTTTAGCACTATTCAAGGTGTGATCGAAGGCATTTGGGGCAAGGTGATGGCATTCTTCAAGGGGATAGACCTGAAGAAGATCGGCAAGAACATCATGGAAGGTCTGGTCAATGGTATCGGTAGTATGGCATCTGCAGCCGTCGAAAAGGCTAAGGATGTAGCGGAGAGCATCGGGAATACAATTAAAAATTTCTTTGGGATTCACTCCCCTTCCCGGCTCACAACTGGATATGGAGAAAATATTGGGCAGGGTCTTGTTGTTGGGATTAATAACTCCAAAAGCAAGGCTAAAGCGGCTATCGAGCAGTTAACCGGCGAGGCAGGAGCTGCTGCGGAAAAATCTGCTGGCAAGGCTGCCGAAAAGACTCGGAAGGCTACTGAAAAAGTGCAGAAGGCTGCCGCATCTGCAGCAGAAAAAGCGCAAAGAGAAGCCGCATCTGCTGCAAAAAAAGCTGCAACAGCTGCGAATAAAGCATTCAATGATGCGCTCGGGACTGCGCAGTACAAATACAAAATGGGCGCTGTCGATGAAGTGGGATATATAGCCTCCTTGGAAAAGGTGAAGCAGGCCTATGCCCGCACCGGGGAGCAAGTCCAGAAGATAAACCTAGCCATCAAGAAGGCCAATGATCAGGTGGCGAAGGATGCGGCGGCAGCTGCCAAAAAGCAATTCGAGGATTCAAAGACATTTATCGAAGCACGGAAGCAGGCGAATGAAATATCCCAGCAGCAGGAGCTGGGAGCCTGGGAGAAATTGCAGACCAAATATAAGGTCGGCACTACCGAGCGTATCGCTATCGATAAGCAGGTCAATAAAATTCGGGCTGAGCTTGCAAAAGAAGCAGCGGCCCAAGCAAAGGCGCTGTACGACGAACAGGTCAAATCTATTGAAACGCTCAGCACGGCTGCTGTGAACGCCCTGAAGGCCCGTTACACGGCAGAAGAGAAGATCGCTACAGATGCCTTGCAAAAGCGTATTGACCAGCACAAAGTAGCGTCAGAGGCCATCATTGCAGGGTATGACGCTGAGTACCAAGCAATGGTCAAAACACTTGATGCTCAGACTCAGGCACAACTTCTGGGGTTGCAAGGACAGATAGACAGTATTGAGGGACTGACCAAGGCGGAGGATATCGCGGCAGAAGAGGCGGCTTACCAAAAGAAGTTGGCTGACAAGCAAAAAGAACTGACAGATGCCGATACCGCCGAAGCCCGCGAAAAGATTCAGGCCGAGCTGGACGACATGCTTGCAGAGCGGCAGCGAAAGTATTTGCTGGAGCAAAGACAAACGCAAATCGACACGCTGAAGACTGAAATGAACAACATCAAAAGCCAATCAGAGCAAAAGGCCGAAGTGCTCCGTTTAGACTATGAAAACAAAAAATCAATAGAGGAAAAAAGCGCTCAGGCAACTGCAGACAGCCTCACTACTCAGATGGAATCTACCAAGACCCACTATGCAAGCCTCAACACAGAAGAGGCTCTGCAAGCTGAGGCGCGGCGTCTGATGCTCGATGGCAACAACAAAGAGTTGATTGACCTGCTGGCAGAGTACAACCCCAAATGGCAAGACGCTGGACAGTCCTTCGGTGAGAGCTTGCTGAGCGGACTTAACAGCACCAAGAACAGCATCAAGTCAGCGGTAGATGATATCCTCTCAATGGTCGGCAAAACGGCCAAGGCGGCAACGACAACTCCTAATATGTCAAACGAGATTGCCTATCTCAACAGCCTGTTGGCTTCCGGGACAGCCGCGCAAAAGAAATGGGCTGAGGCTCAGGCGAAAAGTTACGGGCTGAACATTGTCAACGGCGTTATCCAGGGAATGAAGTCGGGAACAAGCGCCATCACGAATGCGGCTGCTGCCACAGCGCAAGCGGCCACCAATGGAATCAAAGACACCCTGAAGATCAAGTCACCAAGCCGCGTCATGATCGCTCTGGGCGAGTTTATTGGCAAAGGTCTGGCCTTGGGAATGGAACGGCAGATGTCGGCCGTGGAAGGCGCTGCGCAGGATATGGCAGACGCCGCTGCGATAGACCTCAGCTCGCCAAGCCTGAGCGCAATCGACAGCCGGATTCAGCCGCTGGAGAATGACAGCAGGACTTCTACCGGATCGGCTGCTGGGCTGCTGGGTGACGGGGAACTGGTCTTGCACAATAACATCTATCTCGATGGCAAGCAGATTGAGACCAATGTATCCCGTCGGCAAATGAGCTCAGTCACTCGGGCAGCAAGGGGGTTGGGTTTAACATGA
- a CDS encoding DUF3168 domain-containing protein, protein MAIETKLRDYLLTIPEIQGVVGNRIHPGWLPEKPTYPAIAYLEISGVAHHNLPVAYPRFQFSVFSTRYGEAKTVAEAVRDALQRYKGNMGGVRVLQGVWEGSRDMYESDTKLYHIATDFKIIYREE, encoded by the coding sequence ATGGCAATCGAAACAAAACTACGTGATTACCTGCTGACCATTCCAGAGATTCAGGGCGTTGTAGGCAATCGGATTCATCCAGGCTGGCTGCCGGAGAAGCCAACATACCCAGCCATTGCGTATCTGGAGATTTCAGGGGTAGCTCACCATAACCTTCCCGTTGCCTATCCGAGATTTCAGTTCTCGGTGTTTTCTACTCGTTACGGCGAGGCCAAGACGGTAGCCGAGGCGGTGCGTGACGCTCTCCAACGCTACAAGGGTAATATGGGCGGCGTTAGGGTGCTGCAAGGCGTCTGGGAGGGCAGCAGGGACATGTACGAGAGCGACACAAAGCTCTATCACATAGCAACGGATTTCAAAATTATCTATCGGGAGGAATAA
- a CDS encoding HK97-gp10 family putative phage morphogenesis protein: protein MVRRTSRSNIRVDGAEEVIRQLKRANAEITKEIRDLISQAAEIVFREADSRAPIGATGNTRFSLEINIGTSKKGAFYANVTVGARKGDLSASAPFYVTFYEYGSSHQPPRPFMRPSMDKSRAKVRKLLIEGVKAVVERVGA, encoded by the coding sequence ATGGTCCGGCGCACATCAAGGTCAAACATCCGTGTGGATGGTGCAGAGGAAGTTATCCGGCAGCTGAAGCGAGCAAACGCTGAGATCACCAAGGAGATTCGGGACCTGATCTCTCAGGCTGCTGAAATTGTATTCCGCGAAGCTGATTCCCGGGCACCTATCGGGGCTACGGGGAACACTCGTTTTTCTTTGGAAATCAACATTGGCACATCAAAAAAAGGTGCGTTTTATGCAAATGTAACGGTAGGGGCACGCAAAGGAGATTTATCTGCGTCTGCCCCTTTTTACGTTACCTTCTACGAATACGGCAGTAGCCACCAGCCGCCGAGACCGTTCATGCGGCCATCTATGGATAAGAGCCGGGCCAAGGTCCGAAAGCTGCTCATAGAGGGCGTAAAGGCAGTGGTTGAGAGAGTGGGTGCCTGA
- a CDS encoding phage head closure protein, producing the protein MTVLVNRLNKRSVVFRPPGPDDLDEWGQPTDDWVEVVKLWAAIEPLRGQDRAAAAQVTADVTTRIRIRYREGIDRTMVVRYKGVEFEILYIINPKYENKELQLMCKERQ; encoded by the coding sequence ATGACCGTGCTTGTTAACCGTCTCAATAAGCGGTCCGTAGTCTTTCGACCTCCTGGTCCTGATGATCTGGATGAATGGGGACAGCCTACGGACGATTGGGTGGAAGTGGTAAAGCTGTGGGCTGCAATAGAGCCACTTCGAGGACAAGACCGAGCTGCAGCCGCACAAGTCACCGCCGATGTGACTACGCGCATCCGTATACGGTACCGCGAAGGGATTGATAGGACAATGGTTGTACGTTACAAAGGCGTTGAATTCGAGATTCTATATATCATCAATCCGAAGTATGAGAATAAAGAACTGCAGCTGATGTGCAAGGAGCGTCAATAA